A genomic window from Kineosporia sp. NBRC 101731 includes:
- a CDS encoding NUDIX domain-containing protein: MGRTEYYYDNTAPKANSLVPASNLLVVNEAGEILLQRRRDTGQWALPGGAQDIGESAAQCAVRECEEETGIIAEVTGFLGVYSNPSHIVAYTDGEVRQQFEVAYIGRPIGGEPTINDEADGVRWVNPENLTDLDIHPSMHEQIGHYLAGTYPYLG, translated from the coding sequence ATGGGCAGGACCGAGTACTACTACGACAACACCGCCCCCAAGGCCAACTCCCTGGTGCCGGCCAGCAACCTGCTCGTCGTCAACGAAGCCGGCGAGATCCTCCTGCAGCGACGCCGCGACACCGGCCAGTGGGCGCTCCCCGGTGGCGCGCAGGACATCGGCGAGAGCGCGGCCCAGTGCGCGGTGCGCGAGTGCGAGGAAGAGACCGGCATCATCGCCGAGGTGACCGGCTTCCTCGGGGTCTACTCCAACCCGTCCCACATCGTCGCCTACACCGACGGCGAAGTCCGCCAGCAGTTCGAGGTCGCCTACATCGGCCGCCCGATCGGCGGCGAGCCCACCATCAACGACGAAGCCGACGGCGTGCGCTGGGTCAACCCCGAGAACCTGACCGACCTCGACATCCACCCGAGCATGCACGAGCAGATCGGCCACTACCTGGCCGGCACCTACCCCTACCTCGGGTAA
- a CDS encoding alpha/beta fold hydrolase yields the protein MSVRPETGVQDRQDLQDLDADTVYARSFSRNQGILTGGEQERLGASTVAIAGLGGIGGNVAVMLARLGVGGFRLADFDRFELANINRQYGASTETVGRLKVEVIAEEIHRINPLARIEVFPEGFTDTTADGLFRGADVAIDAVDFYSITTHVALHQKTREHGLFTLMGSPIGFSACLQVFDPEGMGLEEYCGIEPDMDPLEMQMRYACGIVPELAQIEYYDVSRPESNTDFSAGTGPSLSCACGLAASLVATETAILLLDRRHVRSIPHTTQFDPVMYRYAKTFIPGGMRNYDPAPVIRRLENSPGSLVPQVLDHLFGKPKQPRADINGAKLFWRSETADGVDPAQAPVIVLLSPLGGDSSFWARQVAPFRQAGYRVITFDARGTGISTPSPDGTSVQLLADDLIELLESTGIGPAHLAGVALGAAVAAEVAARRPDLVTGLVLTSAYAQADEQIQQTTAAWRELARTRGMEELLETCLEHLFTPGYIDDNRIALDKLKTFFRLTTQDPDSFCQLSLAGVRYDAGPALATITCPTLVLHGAKDTLVSVQLAEDVAARVPGAELTVVPESAHFLPFEQADAFNEAVLAFLGRLVPRPD from the coding sequence ATGAGCGTGCGCCCCGAGACCGGCGTCCAGGACCGGCAGGACTTGCAGGATCTGGACGCAGACACCGTGTACGCCCGGTCGTTCAGCCGGAACCAGGGGATCCTCACCGGCGGTGAGCAGGAGCGGCTGGGCGCGAGCACCGTCGCGATCGCCGGCCTGGGCGGGATCGGCGGCAACGTCGCGGTGATGCTCGCCCGGCTGGGTGTCGGTGGGTTCCGGCTGGCCGACTTCGACCGGTTCGAGCTGGCGAACATCAACCGGCAGTACGGGGCGAGCACCGAGACGGTCGGGCGGCTGAAGGTGGAGGTGATCGCGGAGGAGATCCACCGGATCAATCCGCTCGCCCGGATCGAGGTCTTTCCCGAGGGTTTCACCGACACCACGGCCGACGGTCTCTTCCGCGGTGCCGACGTGGCCATCGACGCGGTCGATTTCTACAGCATCACCACGCACGTCGCGCTGCACCAGAAGACCCGCGAGCACGGGCTGTTCACGCTGATGGGCTCGCCGATCGGGTTCAGCGCCTGCCTCCAGGTGTTCGACCCGGAGGGGATGGGTCTGGAGGAGTACTGCGGGATCGAGCCGGACATGGACCCGCTGGAGATGCAGATGCGGTACGCCTGCGGGATCGTCCCGGAGCTGGCCCAGATCGAGTACTACGACGTGTCCCGCCCCGAGTCGAACACCGACTTCTCGGCCGGCACCGGCCCCTCGCTCTCGTGCGCCTGCGGGCTCGCCGCGTCGCTGGTGGCCACCGAGACCGCGATCCTGCTGCTGGATCGGCGGCACGTGCGGTCGATCCCCCACACCACCCAGTTCGATCCGGTGATGTACCGCTACGCGAAGACTTTCATCCCCGGAGGGATGCGCAACTACGACCCGGCACCGGTGATCCGCCGGCTGGAGAACTCACCGGGCTCCCTGGTGCCCCAGGTCCTCGACCACCTCTTCGGCAAGCCGAAACAACCACGCGCCGACATCAACGGGGCGAAGCTGTTCTGGCGCTCGGAGACGGCCGACGGGGTGGACCCGGCCCAGGCCCCGGTGATCGTGCTGCTCAGCCCGCTCGGGGGCGACTCCAGCTTCTGGGCCCGCCAGGTGGCACCGTTCCGGCAGGCCGGCTACCGCGTCATCACCTTTGACGCCCGCGGCACGGGGATCAGCACGCCCAGCCCGGACGGCACCTCGGTGCAACTGCTCGCCGACGACCTGATCGAGCTGCTCGAGAGCACCGGGATCGGACCGGCGCACCTGGCCGGTGTGGCCCTCGGCGCGGCCGTGGCCGCCGAGGTCGCGGCCCGGCGCCCGGACCTGGTCACCGGGCTCGTCCTGACCTCGGCCTACGCCCAGGCCGACGAGCAGATCCAGCAGACCACCGCCGCCTGGCGCGAGCTGGCCCGCACCCGGGGCATGGAGGAACTGCTCGAGACCTGCCTGGAGCACCTCTTCACCCCCGGCTACATCGACGACAACCGGATCGCCCTGGACAAGCTGAAGACGTTCTTCCGGCTCACCACGCAGGACCCGGACAGCTTCTGCCAGCTCAGCCTGGCCGGGGTGCGGTACGACGCCGGCCCGGCGCTGGCCACGATCACCTGCCCGACCCTGGTGCTGCACGGTGCCAAGGACACCCTGGTGTCGGTGCAGCTGGCGGAGGACGTCGCCGCCCGGGTTCCGGGGGCCGAGCTGACCGTGGTCCCGGAGTCCGCGCACTTCCTGCCCTTCGAGCAGGCCGACGCGTTCAACGAGGCGGTGCTGGCCTTCCTGGGCCGGCTGGTGCCCCGTCCGGACTGA
- a CDS encoding helix-turn-helix domain-containing protein, which translates to MNERLRSALVQRGLTVAEVAAECGVDPKTASRWVSGRVPQRRHRWSIAHLLGLDEEHLWPEAPDNAAGASTATSEIVAAFANRASVPRDLWLELLRGASKHIDVLVFSGTFFAQTNPHIARMLQERAEAGARIRLCFGDPEGQAVRLRGEEEGIGESLAAKIRASLTYYRTLVGRPGCEVHLHDTTLYNSLFRYDDQLLVNPHIWGQPASANPLFQLRRNDGTDAEWFDRYEQSFDAIWSTTRPWAPEK; encoded by the coding sequence GTGAACGAGCGATTGCGTTCCGCTCTGGTGCAGCGGGGGCTGACCGTGGCAGAAGTCGCGGCCGAGTGCGGCGTCGATCCCAAGACCGCCAGCCGATGGGTCAGCGGACGTGTGCCCCAACGACGGCACCGCTGGAGCATCGCTCATCTGCTCGGCCTGGACGAGGAGCACCTCTGGCCCGAAGCACCGGACAACGCGGCAGGAGCCTCCACCGCGACGAGCGAGATCGTGGCCGCCTTCGCCAACCGCGCCAGCGTTCCACGTGACCTGTGGCTGGAGCTGCTGCGAGGGGCCTCGAAGCACATCGACGTGCTGGTCTTCTCCGGCACCTTCTTCGCCCAGACCAACCCGCACATCGCCCGCATGCTGCAGGAACGCGCCGAGGCCGGTGCCCGCATCCGGCTGTGCTTCGGAGACCCGGAGGGCCAGGCCGTCCGACTGAGGGGCGAGGAAGAGGGAATCGGTGAGAGCCTGGCCGCCAAGATCCGCGCCTCGCTGACGTACTACCGAACGCTCGTCGGTCGTCCCGGCTGCGAGGTTCACCTCCACGACACCACGCTGTACAACTCGCTCTTCCGGTACGACGACCAACTCCTGGTCAACCCGCACATCTGGGGGCAGCCCGCCAGCGCCAACCCGCTGTTCCAGCTGAGACGGAACGACGGCACCGACGCCGAATGGTTCGACCGGTACGAGCAGAGCTTCGACGCCATCTGGAGCACCACGCGTCCCTGGGCGCCCGAGAAGTAG
- a CDS encoding PD-(D/E)XK nuclease family protein, which produces MEVLDKIEFKHQSVEVALAEVFERKSLHEGVHVFVASAVQKYLDATGSSEQLLPVHDQWVVQHRDAGVRELWTWGRRYRSRDGGTREVRLLRQGRGGTRQRSDGERAVAAYTTAVGSPAPQLRFGQWQQKFAVREAENVSQVKVVEVDLVEGTQHVWFTGSVDDATTTYDHAGRSAAGRLAYGHHREPGKCFDCRLLTSCDEVVRAPGLLGIRSQERLRQVSISDLRYYAKCPAQYFLSSAAHLPRFNEYSMAARLGQAVHEYLENRHREENGPCLAADMPTTPGWSDARWDLDSRADETGRRMLSHHPEVCPLRREISDLTLEKTFMLHDTVAQVLVAAKCDLVYQDDGSWVWRETKTTSREQASDDVIAEYPQVALAVGILGRGLLGGFVEGSRVELEILRPTHSDLIPIDPADTETFAQAEAVIRDLASPWRSDSSFAPTPSQDCRTCPVSKWCPSAEVPDPPSLSEETTPSAYRKPST; this is translated from the coding sequence ATGGAGGTCTTGGACAAAATCGAGTTCAAGCATCAATCCGTGGAAGTAGCGCTTGCCGAAGTCTTCGAGCGAAAGTCCTTGCACGAAGGCGTGCACGTATTCGTCGCCAGCGCGGTCCAGAAGTACCTCGACGCGACCGGCAGCTCCGAGCAACTGCTGCCTGTGCATGACCAGTGGGTCGTTCAGCACCGCGATGCCGGCGTTAGGGAACTCTGGACCTGGGGCCGTCGCTACCGCTCCCGGGACGGAGGCACGCGGGAAGTCCGGCTCCTCCGGCAGGGGCGGGGTGGCACTCGTCAGCGAAGCGACGGCGAACGAGCAGTAGCCGCGTACACGACCGCCGTCGGCTCGCCCGCTCCTCAGCTCCGGTTCGGCCAGTGGCAGCAGAAATTTGCCGTGCGTGAGGCTGAGAACGTGAGCCAGGTCAAGGTAGTGGAGGTCGATCTGGTCGAGGGCACCCAGCATGTGTGGTTCACCGGATCAGTGGACGATGCGACGACCACGTACGATCATGCAGGGCGCTCTGCCGCTGGCCGACTGGCGTACGGCCACCATCGCGAACCTGGAAAGTGTTTCGACTGTCGGCTGCTCACCTCATGCGACGAGGTCGTTCGGGCCCCTGGCCTCTTGGGAATTCGTTCTCAGGAACGCCTGCGGCAAGTGTCCATCAGCGATCTGCGCTACTACGCCAAGTGCCCAGCTCAGTACTTTCTCAGCAGTGCCGCACATCTTCCTCGTTTCAACGAGTACTCCATGGCAGCCCGGCTCGGGCAGGCCGTTCACGAGTACCTGGAAAACCGCCATCGCGAGGAGAACGGCCCGTGCCTGGCCGCGGACATGCCGACAACCCCAGGCTGGTCGGACGCTCGTTGGGACCTCGACTCACGAGCCGATGAAACCGGGCGGCGCATGCTCAGCCATCATCCCGAGGTCTGCCCCTTGAGGCGGGAAATTTCAGACCTGACTCTCGAGAAGACCTTCATGCTGCACGACACGGTTGCTCAGGTACTCGTGGCGGCCAAGTGCGACCTCGTCTACCAGGACGACGGTTCATGGGTCTGGCGGGAGACAAAGACTACTAGCCGTGAGCAGGCTAGCGACGATGTCATTGCGGAATACCCGCAGGTCGCGCTCGCAGTCGGCATTCTCGGACGGGGGCTGCTCGGCGGTTTTGTTGAAGGATCGAGAGTCGAACTCGAGATCCTCCGTCCAACTCACTCTGACCTCATACCCATCGATCCGGCCGATACCGAGACTTTCGCGCAGGCCGAGGCGGTCATCAGAGACCTGGCAAGCCCTTGGCGAAGTGACTCATCCTTCGCTCCCACTCCGAGCCAAGATTGTCGGACCTGTCCTGTAAGCAAGTGGTGTCCGAGCGCGGAGGTTCCGGATCCGCCGAGCTTGTCCGAGGAGACCACACCCAGTGCCTACCGAAAGCCGAGCACCTGA
- a CDS encoding tyrosine-type recombinase/integrase gives MAWVEERVGRSGKITYTARYRDKRNRRRVAGTFSSYRAAERAGNAAENSTAAAQVGDPRRGRQTLEAYVETQWFPNHVIEASTRETYRNRLDLYVIPELGTMRMQEILSSDLRAWITTLQGQDYGASPATIAKCKVIVDAIFTTAFNDQIVPVHPGRGVKTPPVPTRPRRILTPEMYDRVHLALPGETMRLLVETDIESGLRWGELTELRPKDLDLQTRMLVVSRAVTELTSKDRPDGQRFIVKAYPKDQEYRSFKLSQHLVDKIALHIEARGVGADDLLFEAPEATTARRSRPEVLPDPETLGRTEPNAQGRTFLHGTTSAYGPGKCRCQYCKDAVAAYRAQRRAGGKDAPRKPRAVATDGHIGRGWFRTNIWMKALAKAELGFHVTPHGLRHAHASWLLAGGADLQVVKERLGHASISTTERYLHTLPNADETALDALAVMRHGARPVTEPQTSQEREAELAELEQLRATVAKVRQLHETLGLAI, from the coding sequence ATGGCGTGGGTTGAGGAACGAGTCGGCCGGAGCGGGAAGATCACCTACACGGCTCGCTACCGTGATAAGAGGAACCGCCGTCGGGTGGCCGGCACCTTCTCCTCCTACCGGGCGGCGGAGCGCGCCGGGAACGCTGCGGAGAACAGCACCGCTGCGGCACAGGTCGGCGATCCCCGCCGGGGTCGGCAGACCCTGGAGGCCTACGTCGAGACCCAGTGGTTCCCCAACCACGTCATCGAGGCCAGCACCCGCGAGACCTACCGGAACCGGCTCGACCTCTATGTGATCCCTGAGCTCGGGACGATGCGGATGCAGGAGATTCTCTCCAGTGACCTCCGGGCGTGGATCACGACCCTCCAGGGGCAGGACTACGGCGCGTCCCCTGCCACGATCGCCAAGTGCAAGGTGATCGTGGACGCCATCTTCACGACGGCGTTCAACGATCAGATCGTTCCGGTCCACCCTGGCCGTGGAGTGAAGACCCCGCCGGTCCCGACCCGGCCGCGCCGCATCCTGACTCCGGAGATGTACGACCGCGTGCACCTCGCCCTGCCTGGCGAGACGATGCGTCTGCTGGTCGAGACCGACATCGAGTCGGGGCTCCGCTGGGGCGAGCTGACCGAACTCCGGCCCAAGGACCTCGACCTGCAGACCAGGATGCTCGTCGTCTCGCGGGCTGTCACCGAGCTGACATCCAAGGACCGGCCCGACGGTCAGCGCTTCATCGTCAAGGCTTACCCGAAGGACCAGGAGTACCGGTCGTTCAAGCTCAGCCAGCACCTCGTGGACAAGATCGCCCTACACATCGAGGCGCGAGGGGTCGGAGCCGACGACCTGCTCTTTGAAGCGCCCGAGGCCACTACCGCCCGACGGAGCCGGCCGGAAGTCCTCCCCGATCCCGAGACCCTCGGGCGGACCGAGCCGAATGCTCAGGGACGCACCTTCCTCCACGGCACCACGTCCGCTTACGGCCCGGGCAAGTGCCGATGCCAGTACTGCAAGGACGCCGTCGCGGCGTACCGGGCGCAGCGTCGAGCCGGAGGGAAAGATGCTCCGCGGAAGCCGCGGGCGGTGGCCACCGACGGGCACATCGGCCGCGGGTGGTTCCGGACGAACATCTGGATGAAGGCGCTCGCCAAGGCCGAGCTCGGCTTTCATGTGACGCCGCACGGACTGCGCCACGCTCACGCTTCATGGCTGTTGGCCGGCGGGGCTGATCTGCAGGTGGTGAAGGAACGGCTCGGGCACGCGTCGATCAGCACGACCGAGCGGTACCTGCACACTCTGCCGAACGCTGACGAGACAGCCCTCGACGCGTTGGCGGTCATGCGGCATGGCGCCCGGCCTGTGACCGAGCCCCAGACTAGCCAGGAGCGTGAGGCCGAACTCGCTGAGCTGGAACAGCTTCGGGCGACAGTTGCGAAGGTTAGGCAGCTCCATGAAACGCTTGGTCTTGCGATTTGA
- a CDS encoding HD domain-containing protein: MMTTVASARSLAESQLGEVLPRRWAHSLGVADRAQQLGPLLQDRADVLEAAAVLHDIGYTPNLVATGFHPLDGARFLQSNGVDELVVRLVANHSYALLEAEERGLRDVLSSEFPLVDQPLLVDALVFCDMTTTPDGLPTSTEERVDEILSRYGQESIVGRFIRRAAPEIHASVDRIRTAAATAGVVL, from the coding sequence ATGATGACCACGGTGGCCAGCGCCCGGTCACTTGCGGAAAGTCAGCTAGGAGAAGTGCTTCCGCGTCGCTGGGCTCACTCGTTGGGAGTTGCCGACCGGGCGCAGCAGTTGGGACCCCTGCTGCAAGATCGGGCCGATGTTCTTGAAGCTGCAGCGGTGCTGCACGACATCGGGTACACACCGAACCTTGTAGCCACCGGCTTTCATCCGCTCGACGGGGCCCGGTTCCTTCAGTCAAATGGAGTCGATGAGCTGGTTGTTCGTCTTGTGGCGAACCATTCCTACGCGCTCCTCGAGGCCGAGGAGCGTGGCCTGCGTGATGTGCTCAGTTCCGAGTTCCCGCTCGTCGACCAGCCGTTGCTGGTGGACGCGCTGGTGTTCTGCGACATGACCACCACGCCCGACGGCCTGCCCACCAGCACTGAGGAGCGGGTTGACGAGATCTTGTCCCGCTACGGGCAGGAGAGCATCGTCGGCCGGTTCATCCGCCGGGCCGCGCCGGAGATCCATGCCAGTGTGGATCGGATCCGGACGGCCGCCGCAACCGCGGGCGTCGTGCTCTGA
- a CDS encoding DUF3962 domain-containing protein, translated as MRYDYTQPAAFVADRELVLPLQTLSFPTSWRRPILDLFTAGWSEEWRARAKQVPLQRLNALLRAAAPDLVSTATRAQLGEEHPWLFASAAFPEPVLATFINAWLHDLPKSEEGKALVLPTIDRLNSAGTLQWEPRSISLTERTLSAGGTPVPERHLFSLLPDYAASLIAGSAYEHHNGSVQFHQTALNPANGYAELISWPPLQHHTGRGVNQTTWYYSATIKIGLRTTPFDPAMRLHVHTGIRRWTLGEVRTRGRYGASTYMLSSNPFVAGAPIPQRFAVAQLLWNKQSKDMGWKQGGVGQILPRVGALEYLPAPDQLAHKSEAWIYGRDGVTAAVTYHTTMKGRSHPVGPGLMPAERSRLTSWIGRCLEPSFRLDEPLVRVMPAGKGIQSFTKLKSVPKTKASMTDSEIEEVTSRQADVRAMNATIAQGNARMRRQQLAEAVGGTLGVVLLFQGEGDGMQSRLLGTVQRLLDLPARTASGRGSWTWSVDGFTLNVHSRPLGQLGGPLGDGTTPQKGKKHDEQIKIRRGVVASTVAQIAEEAGDTPQLVLVELDGRDDFDKRTTDPKFAVRIGCADAGMVSQFVQPDKVDEEDPKAADENNNLRAEAAWLDGFRQLGERFIPRHRLGDEVPESLHQLAFWVVKRRNDDTNSHQVFAPIAVLIKPDEKCVMGKTSDMDEWVPYPELLKRLAGAHFHAARANEDQQKEQLAAFIRRTLTSLRSTETLVVTETHNIRYRLPTMLNSDMIPDRLQLAGLKPQRITAFGKKLRLVRVGGNDRLETPQAWAYADERIGISDGLWQRASGGEADDGSRVFYSTVDKPGTHNKVRVDHSKLTPHYQEKAESGVDGAESEARNHLDPSKNAWNAELLEIVVVAKPDAEKASTWATFLHQQRHCSDDYRESLGRPLILHLARLTNQYALPADDTIEDDGEEDEEESDPEVQLELDI; from the coding sequence ATGCGGTACGACTACACACAGCCCGCAGCGTTCGTCGCGGATCGCGAGCTCGTCCTGCCCCTTCAGACGTTGTCCTTCCCCACTTCTTGGCGTCGGCCGATCCTCGACCTGTTTACCGCGGGCTGGAGCGAAGAGTGGCGTGCACGCGCTAAACAGGTTCCCTTGCAACGGTTGAACGCACTTCTGCGAGCAGCGGCACCGGACCTTGTTTCCACGGCAACCCGCGCTCAGCTTGGCGAGGAACACCCCTGGCTGTTCGCTTCAGCGGCATTCCCTGAACCGGTACTCGCTACTTTCATTAACGCCTGGCTCCATGACCTGCCAAAGAGTGAGGAGGGCAAAGCCCTTGTTCTGCCGACGATAGATCGTCTTAACTCAGCAGGCACACTCCAGTGGGAACCCCGATCGATCAGCCTCACTGAACGCACGCTCTCCGCCGGCGGAACTCCGGTTCCGGAGCGGCATCTCTTCAGTCTGCTCCCTGACTATGCAGCAAGTCTTATCGCCGGATCCGCCTACGAGCATCACAATGGCAGTGTCCAGTTTCACCAGACGGCTCTCAACCCCGCCAATGGGTATGCGGAGCTGATCTCCTGGCCACCCTTGCAGCACCACACTGGGCGAGGCGTTAATCAGACTACTTGGTACTACAGCGCGACAATCAAAATTGGCTTGCGAACAACACCTTTCGATCCGGCGATGAGACTGCACGTGCACACCGGCATTCGTCGTTGGACTCTGGGTGAAGTTCGTACGCGGGGACGCTACGGAGCATCGACCTACATGCTGTCCAGCAACCCGTTCGTCGCCGGAGCTCCGATCCCGCAGAGATTTGCTGTTGCTCAACTGCTCTGGAACAAGCAGTCCAAGGACATGGGCTGGAAGCAGGGAGGGGTTGGACAGATCCTTCCGCGCGTAGGTGCCTTGGAGTATCTCCCCGCTCCCGATCAGCTTGCCCACAAGTCGGAAGCCTGGATCTACGGCCGCGACGGAGTTACTGCTGCGGTCACTTACCACACGACCATGAAGGGGCGGAGTCACCCGGTGGGGCCAGGACTCATGCCCGCGGAGCGCAGCAGGCTCACGTCATGGATCGGGCGCTGCTTGGAACCCAGCTTTAGGCTCGACGAGCCCCTCGTCCGGGTTATGCCAGCTGGTAAAGGAATTCAGTCGTTCACGAAACTCAAGTCGGTACCTAAGACCAAGGCTTCCATGACCGATAGCGAGATTGAGGAGGTGACCTCTCGCCAGGCAGATGTGCGCGCGATGAACGCCACCATCGCACAGGGAAATGCCAGGATGAGGAGGCAGCAACTGGCCGAGGCTGTCGGCGGAACGCTTGGCGTCGTGTTGCTCTTCCAGGGCGAGGGCGACGGCATGCAGAGTCGACTACTCGGCACCGTCCAGAGGCTGTTGGACCTCCCCGCCCGGACCGCCAGCGGGCGCGGCTCCTGGACTTGGTCTGTCGACGGTTTCACGCTCAACGTACACTCGCGACCACTCGGCCAACTGGGTGGTCCGCTCGGCGATGGGACGACTCCCCAAAAGGGCAAGAAGCACGACGAGCAGATCAAGATCCGACGTGGTGTTGTCGCCTCGACTGTTGCTCAGATCGCCGAGGAGGCGGGCGATACGCCCCAGCTCGTTCTCGTCGAGCTTGATGGACGGGACGACTTCGATAAGCGAACGACCGACCCAAAGTTCGCTGTTCGCATCGGCTGTGCCGATGCTGGCATGGTCAGCCAGTTCGTCCAACCGGATAAGGTCGACGAGGAAGATCCGAAAGCCGCCGACGAAAACAACAATCTTCGGGCTGAAGCGGCTTGGTTGGACGGCTTTCGGCAACTGGGTGAGCGATTCATCCCGCGACACCGTCTCGGTGACGAAGTGCCAGAATCTCTCCACCAGTTGGCATTCTGGGTCGTCAAGCGACGCAACGATGACACGAACAGTCATCAGGTCTTTGCCCCAATCGCTGTTCTTATTAAGCCTGACGAGAAGTGCGTAATGGGCAAGACCAGCGACATGGATGAATGGGTTCCTTACCCTGAACTCCTCAAGCGGCTTGCTGGTGCTCATTTTCATGCTGCGCGAGCGAATGAAGACCAACAGAAGGAACAGCTTGCTGCCTTCATTCGCAGAACTTTGACCAGCCTGCGGAGCACCGAAACTTTGGTCGTGACAGAGACACATAACATTCGCTACCGACTGCCGACCATGCTGAACTCGGACATGATTCCGGACCGTCTGCAGCTCGCCGGCCTGAAACCCCAACGGATCACTGCTTTCGGGAAGAAGCTGAGACTCGTCAGGGTCGGTGGTAACGATCGCCTGGAGACGCCGCAAGCGTGGGCCTACGCAGATGAACGCATCGGGATCTCCGACGGGCTCTGGCAAAGGGCAAGCGGAGGAGAGGCTGACGATGGCTCTAGGGTCTTCTACAGCACTGTTGATAAGCCGGGGACTCATAACAAGGTCAGAGTCGACCATTCCAAGCTCACACCGCACTACCAGGAGAAGGCGGAGTCCGGCGTCGACGGTGCTGAGAGTGAGGCCCGAAACCATTTGGATCCCTCTAAAAACGCTTGGAATGCCGAACTTCTCGAGATTGTCGTAGTGGCTAAACCCGATGCCGAGAAGGCCTCTACGTGGGCGACTTTCCTTCATCAGCAACGTCACTGCTCGGACGACTACCGGGAATCTCTTGGTAGGCCACTGATCTTGCATCTGGCTCGGCTGACCAATCAGTACGCGCTGCCTGCGGACGACACAATCGAAGATGATGGAGAGGAAGACGAGGAGGAGTCGGATCCAGAGGTGCAGCTTGAACTGGACATCTGA
- a CDS encoding haloacid dehalogenase-like hydrolase — protein MPLIVLWDIDHTLIENNGVSKQIYADAFTRLTGRPPLHRARTEGRTDRLICRQMFLDHGLEPPGWNVVAPALKAAGAGMEAELARRGEVLPGVRDVLMLAAAERNFVSSVLTGNIAANALVKVRAFGLDGLLDLECGAYGEHSEDRGALVEVARRRVHQHHGLPLATPVVLIGDTPRDVQAAKDAGAHVIAVATGVDSAETLRSAGAPLVLSDLREGSSLIDYLHSLSH, from the coding sequence GTGCCGCTCATCGTGCTCTGGGACATCGACCACACGCTGATCGAGAACAACGGCGTGAGCAAGCAGATCTACGCCGATGCCTTCACCCGCCTCACCGGCCGACCACCTCTTCACCGTGCACGGACGGAGGGGCGAACCGACAGGCTCATCTGCCGACAGATGTTCCTCGACCACGGCCTTGAGCCTCCGGGCTGGAACGTCGTGGCTCCTGCCCTGAAGGCTGCTGGGGCCGGCATGGAAGCCGAGCTGGCTCGCAGGGGCGAAGTACTTCCCGGTGTTCGAGACGTCCTCATGCTCGCGGCTGCGGAACGGAACTTCGTTTCGTCCGTCCTGACGGGCAACATCGCAGCCAACGCCCTGGTCAAGGTTCGGGCCTTCGGGCTCGATGGCCTGCTGGACCTGGAGTGCGGGGCCTACGGCGAGCATTCCGAAGATCGCGGGGCGCTGGTCGAGGTTGCGAGGAGACGGGTCCACCAGCATCACGGCTTGCCCCTCGCTACGCCGGTCGTGCTCATTGGAGACACTCCTCGTGATGTGCAGGCGGCGAAGGATGCTGGGGCTCACGTCATCGCCGTCGCGACCGGCGTGGACAGCGCTGAAACGCTCCGTTCGGCCGGCGCACCCTTGGTGCTCAGCGACCTCCGGGAAGGTTCCAGCTTGATCGACTACCTGCACTCGCTCAGCCACTGA